A region of Lepus europaeus isolate LE1 chromosome 2, mLepTim1.pri, whole genome shotgun sequence DNA encodes the following proteins:
- the LOC133747283 gene encoding keratin-associated protein 27-1, with protein sequence MSHNQCQSLRSFNAPTLSAITHASNPVSFDDGLCLPSSCYSRTWLLDNFQETCSKSSSSQLTSCEQNLFPGNSRVQRTCFPRIVQTACSNSKPCDKTACQSQSASAVSECASQLRQSGSRQQMGFVAQSRQPASYMAKCSPLKTSVSKNCQTIECESSQCPSQNPESSSCGPVMNVAPGPQHAESSCTYEPTCCITGGVQLPSK encoded by the coding sequence ATGTCCCATAACCAATGCCAGTCACTGCGGAGCTTCAATGCCCCTACCCTCTCTGCCATCACACATGCCTCTAATCCTGTAAGTTTTGACGATGGACTGTGTTTGCCCAGCAGCTGCTACAGCAGAACGTGGCTCTTGGACAACTTTCAAGAAACCTGCAGTAAATCCTCCAGCAGCCAACTGACCAGTTGTGAGCAGAACCTGTTCCCAGGTAACTCCCGTGTTCAAAGAACCTGCTTCCCCAGAATTGTTCAAACAGCTTGTTCCAATTCCAAGCCCTGTGACAAGACAGCATGCCAATCACAAAGCGCTTCAGCAGTGTCAGAGTGTGCCTCTCAGCTGCGCCAGTCAGGAAGCCGCCAGCAAATGGGTTTTGTAGCCCAGAGCCGCCAGCCTGCAAGCTACATGGCAAAGTGCAGTCCACTCAAGACTTCTGTGTCCAAGAACTGCCAAACAATTGAATGTGAATCCAGCCAATGCCCATCTCAGAACCCAGAATCCAGTTCCTGTGGACCAGTGATGAATGTGGCACCTGGGCCACAACACGCAGAATCTTCTTGCACTTATGAACCAACTTGCTGTATCACTGGTGGTGTACAATTGCCTAGTAAGTGA